The Hermetia illucens chromosome 2, iHerIll2.2.curated.20191125, whole genome shotgun sequence genomic interval TACACTATTTTGTAGGTTTATAGAGTGACTTCTTGACGAGTGAAATCACAAACTGCCAGCTCCTAATCCTCCCGTTTATTTTCGTGCTTATCCTGTATAATTATCTATATTTCTTCAAGCGCCTATAAAAACATTTCTGCCAACCTCGCGGGTCTCCAATCCAAGACTTACCCATGTCCCCTACAGTGCATTTGAAATAAATGCAGCTAAGCACGCACTTTGTGATAATCACATAATTAAGAGTCTTGGGAACAATCAAACAGTCTCGCTAATTCTAATTACCATAAGAAAAACATAACATAATGGACTCGTCAGAAGatggaatttaattttttggacgTTGATGCAAACAAAGAGGTGGACGATCTTATCACCGCATATTTATGTGAATTCTCAATTAAATCTTTAATCGAAGAGGAAATATGGATTCTTCTCTGGCTTATTCAGAAAATTAACGAGCTGTGATGTAGCAAGTAGTGCGGTAGGTAGGAAGCCCGTGGTTGCTGTTTCCGCAAGTTTATACCGGATACCATATGTGAAGAATATACTGTAAACCCGTAAAATATGTATGCTCACGTGAATGCGTGTAGAAAAAATGCATGATTTATATGACGAGGTGCTTATCTAATTTAACAAATCCAACTAAAGTTACAGAATTATGGGGTTTTCActagtcccaagcccagataaaggaggatggtttgaggcaacgtactttgtactatcctcagtaaaacaaacataaaatattgaaatcagAGATAAATGAAGTATAGTTCGAGTTATTCAACTAGGCTAcgtcctacctgatctctcttggtgacaagtcCCGCGACTGACCGATCCAAAAATGTTCACCTCAGTCGGCGCAGCAGGGCGGactccggtcctgtcgagaaatggggaaCAGTTCTCGGCGCATGGACGGGGTCAGGACGCAAGTAAATTAGCAAAACAAACACGTATCTACACGGTAAATATtgaaaagacggaggaacttgcaagagccctttggaaaagggGCAATGATATTTGCGCTACAGAAGAAATTCGATGACAAACATTGCGACATAAAACGCGAAtacgataaaaatggctataaactgtCCAAACAAAAGTTTgtgaaaaaaacgcctctaccataagctCTTGACCATAAAATcctgaccaattggcaaatttataagaatgccaaccggaagcaaagaaagcgatcgctgtcacccgtcCGGTCCGTTACAAAGACCTTTTTGGttaattggacactcgggatgtgTTACGCacgcaacaactgtggccccacgttgggcgccaacccTATTGTGAAGAGAGTAGGGCGTTCTATCACTTTGCATAGTTCCTTCGCAATGCGATGATTCCGGAGTTGCATTTAACGTCTGTATGCCTGAATCTGACAAGTCCCTAGTGTCTTCCAACGATAACCTTATAAAAATAGCCAAACACCCAACTCGGATTCGTCGACAAGCGTTGCAGCCAATATTGGCAATTTAAGTAAACAGTCAATTGATTCTAATACATACAATAATACCTAGATCTAGACACTGGCTCCCGTTTCATGTTCGGCTATGGAGGTATTAGGAAGCTTAGGAAGCATCTCGGAGTTGCATGATACCTGCCTGCTCAAACGTTCCACTCTTCGTGTCCGCCACTATTAGGTTGCAGGAAAGAGGACACAACAATTCCTTTCGTTGGTAGTGTTAGCGGATAAGCCAAAGGGAGACTTACCACCATATGCGAACATTATCTTTTCGGTTCGGTGGACACCGGAGCTTCGGTGAATTGTATCCCTTCTGAGGTCGAGAGCTTTGAAGACTGTCGGTGACACCTGTAGCCAGCGGCATGTTCTGTTGCTCATGCAGGAGCTTCAGCTGCAAGCTGCTATATTCATGTTTCCCTTTTCCATGAAACAAGGACTGGGACGCACATCGGTGGTATCGCATCACATTGATGCAGAAGATTCCAACCGGACAAAACAGCGTCACTATCCGGTATCGCTAGCTGTGGAGAAGCTTTTGTATGCGGAGGTGGATCGGCTGTTGGAAATAGGGGTCGTCGAGAAGTCGCAAAGCGCTTGTGCTCCTCCTGTGGTGGTTGTCGTTAAACCAGGCAAGGTGAGAATGCGGCCCGATGCCCGTAAAGTCCATGCCATTTATTGATGGGATGTTGAGTCGGTTACCTAAGGTTCAATACATTTCTGGTATTGACCTTAAGGACGCCTTCTTGCAGATACCCTTCGATGAGGCGTCAAGGGATATGACCGCCTTCGTCATCCCAGGTAGATTCTTGTATTAGTTCGAAACAATGCCTTCCGGATTGTGGAATGCTCAACAAACATTGTGGGAGTTAATAGACAAGGTGATTCCAGCCCATCTGAGGAATCAAGTATTCATCTATCTGGATGATTTGTTGGTCGTGTCTGAGACGTTCGAGGACTACATTCGCAACCTACAGCAGGTTGCTGTTCATCTAAAGAGCCCGGGTTTGCACGGAAGGAGGTGAAGTACTTAGGGCAGATCATCAAACATGAAGTAATCCGGACTTACCCAGACAAAATAAAGGTTATTGTGGAGTCTCCGCTATCGAAATCAGTGAGACAGTTGCGTCGGTCCTTGGGTGTCTGCGGGTGGTACCGTAGGTTCATCGCCGACTTCGCAGCTGTTACAACGCCTTTGACCAATATGCCATGTAAGGGACGTCGGTCGAATGGACCGATAATGGGCTCCAAGCGTTTCATCAACTGAAGCCGGCGCTTACTTCCGCTCCGGCGCTGCATAATGCAGATTTCACCAAACCGTTTTCCGTACATTGGAACGCCGTATTCTCATCGCAACAGAGTTGTTGCCAAACGTGGGGCCACATTTCTTGCGTACGTAAcaaatggcgagagagattgagccgtaacggatagatggcgagaatatatCGAGCAGATTAAGAAATTGGATGATGACAAATTCGACACAGAGCGGTTACAGTCACTTCCGGAGAGCCCACAGGCTAACCTGGCTTATCCGGATTTGAAGTCTCGGATTGACAAATAGACCTGAGCTGTGGTTGACGAGGTGTCGCTTGACACGTCAAACCAAGTGGCCCTGTTTGACAGAGAAAGTCGGTGTTTTTCGTTCGGAAATAGGATCACGGTTTAGGTTCGCCTCCTGAAAAGAGCGATCGAATAGTAGGTCGTCGGGACCTTGACAATTCTCAAAGTATGCTGGTACCCCTGAAATGTACCAGCACTAGCgctgtttcgaaaaaaaaaatacacttgCCGAGAGTTCTGGCGACGACTACCTGAAATGCAGCATCAATCTACAATCTACGACCCCTTGAGAGGGCGCAGCCAGGTTAtcgatacaggcgctgaagtcccagttctctctacatcCCGGAATCATAGGCTAACATTGTAAACCTTAAAATTCGCGGTGCAGCAGATTCCTCGTCAATCTAAATGTAAGGCGACAGGCAGGTAGACAGAAGTCTAGGACTTCGAGGAGCGTTTTCTTGGCGCCGTATTGTAGCGAAAATCAACACTCCCGTCTTACGTGCAGATCACGTGTGTCACTGTGAGTTACTAGTAAATCTGTTGAATGGAGACTTTGTGGCGATTACAGATGTCTAAATGTAAAGACCTTCCAGGCTGATACCCCACTCCAATCacccacgattttgcgcactctatcgcagGCAAGAGCGCATTTTTTCGACCTTGAATTAAGTGAAGATGTGTTATCAAATCCTCGCAACTCCTAAAGACATTCTAAAAACGCATACCTTACGGACTAAGttagttcactaggatgacttttaggTGCATGCGCAATTTTTTCACTtctgttttattttatatttggaTCATGTTCTGGTCACGTGCTTTGCTGAATCTAAGCATTAagagcacctcgagtgcatttatCAAAGTCTGCTTGTGGCCATTCTAGTACTCGACGtcaagaaatgcaaattcttacaaTTGCAAATGATATCGCTCAGCTACCTTATaacccctgaaggcatccaaccggtCCCAGTCAAAGTGgaagtgaacttgaagaggtttttgggcatgttaaacttctatcgtctttTCTTTCCCAAAGCCGagcatcaatcgatccttaacccGTACCTATCTAGGTGGAAGACCAAAGACTCCCGTCGTCTCTAAACGGTGTCCATTTCTGGTATACCTTCATTAAATTGCAAAactagccgtattcgtcaatGCCCCACAAAAAAAGCCTAGCTTAACCCTGCACTGCGTAATTACAACACCTAcaatcgtgagttattagccaCGTTTGTCGCAATAAgatgcttccggtattcccttgaaggcaggtctTTCATCATGTTGCTTTGCTTTGAAACATAAGCCCAACAAAACGCTCTCTCGCTCACTTCGGCATCTGAGTTTTATTAGTCAGTACACTTCCGACATGCAACACGTAATTACCAATGGTTTGTCGggtgttgcagaggtcaagatcgcagccgtcgattttccggcaatcgaatGATGCAGTTCTTCAAAGCCTCAGCGTCAACTCCAAATACTCAATAAGTAACGTCTTGTATatacgtcaggttgtggataaaattcggctcaataggttatggtgggcgggtcacttaatccgtatagatgaggatgatccagcctggaaagtctataagggcaatatctatggtagaaaaagaagacgaggcagaccctgcctaagatggagcgatggcgtaggtcaggatgctagacagcttttaggtatgtcgaattggtggacctcggcgcaaaaccggggtgtctggagttccttattaagagaagtctagaccggataccggttgtagccgttgatgatgatgatattctaCAAGAACTCAGATAAGAGACTAAGGTCGTGTATTCCGGCTAGGAAATATTTCATGCCGTTTATGATCTAGTACACCCAGGTATCTGGCTGGCTAAGAAATCGGTTAGTCCCCAGAAAATATTTCTGGGCGTCCGCGAACaaagacattaattcttgggacAAATAGTCCATTGCTTGCCAGAAGGACAAAACAAAGTAACGCGTGAGATAAGAGGCAAGTGTTTTGCTTCGATCCATCAAGCACTTTCATACAAACCATCTCGACATAATTGGTCCTTTAGGAGACTCCCACGATATAAGGTTTCAGGGATATCTTTTAAGTGCATTACTGCTCAGTTGTGTGCCGAGGCCCTccatcgagagtggattccacgcttcgATATATCGGAAATTATAATACTCCCTGCGCCTTCGAAGTATTGTAGGGCGCGATGCGTTTCTTTCACCTACAGCGTTCAAATACCAAAGAACCCCTCAAACAGCTTTTAATCTACAATTCTGAAACTTAGTTGTTTCGTCAGCCAGAAAACCATCTAGCAAGTAGTTATGGATTCAACCGACCAGCGGGAATCTGTTGTAATTGCACATGAAATTCCAAGCAAGCTCTTTGCTTTACTTATCTTAGCTACACATAATCAAGGTAGCCATCTGGACTCTCCGCAGGTGATAGTCAAAAGAGCAGTGCTCCATTATAAGTCGTACTAGAGTTCTCAAATTCTCTTCCTGAGAGATAATAAAAATGAGGCAACAATAGCAGCCTTTCGATTGCTGGTAGCAACTCAGCCATAGACGGCCCTAAGCTCGTTTGAGAGAGGAGGAATGAAGACTTATTATAGTCTGAATGACCGTGTCAAACCTTGGCGTCACAGGAGTGGGGAACATCGAGCCCGGTCCAAATGAGGTTGTTGGCCGCGTCCTGAAGGTCTAACTGACTTCGGGGACATGAAGGCGAATCAAGTAATATAGAAAACTCAAGGGTCTTTTTCTGCTGCAAGCCGGTGTGTATATGACGTGCTTGACCTCCGGTACCGTAGTAGATGTTGGGTGGTGAAGCAAAGCGTGTGATGTGTCAGAAGGAATTTCATTGCTCCGCTGATTAGAGAAGCAGAAGTTGCTGCAAGCAATTACGATTTCGCTACCGTATATCGTCTTTTGATGGTTCTGTGAGGGCACTTAATGACTCCACATTCACGACAGTGTACTGGttaagaggtggaaggaatatTTCTCCACGGTTATCAACCGTATAAGATTTGGTAAAGTGTCACATCATCTGAACCAAGTGGCTAAtggccgtaacatgcggatgtgGACTACTCCGCCAAGtaacttttcattgcagctccGGCTGTATTTAAAGAGCTACGTTTTCCACTCATCTGCCATCCTGCACATCCGTATATTCTGGGAATTTGAGATTTTCCCCATTGAGTGGAAGACCGTCTTGCGAAAAAGGGAAACCGTCTTTAGTAGAGGGGTATTGGCGTGATTCCTGCATCGTAGAGGATAATAGATAAAATTAACCTGGGACAGATTAAAGAACATCTTAAAGGCTTAGTCGATAGAatgcaggctggttttcgctctggATCCCCCTGCATTTATTACATTAACGCCCTACGATCATTGTATAGTAGTGTGCTCGGACCAAATGTTTGCTTCATCTAGGTTTAATCGATTTCTAGTAAGCTTTAGATGGCATGAACAGGACGTGTATCTGGAATGTTCTATCTGAGGGACATATcatggcgtaaaatgtcacgtactgcatCAAGCCTAAATTGCTgaagaatttgaagttcaaggcgGAGTTTAGCAAAGCTGCATTCTGACGTCGATACTATTCCTTTTCTTTATCGGTAATGTTCCTCATACTGGAGGACTTTAATGGATCATGATATGTTTGTTCTCTCAAGGAGCTATGGACCGTGGCAAAATGGCCTTAGATTTGGAAATAGTGGCAAGTAGAGTCGGGCAGACACCAGAAAAGTTAAGTTTCTCAATTTGATTGGCCATTACATCCTTAATATCTGTGTTAGTGTGACGATCCATTTACCTATCTTGGTGGCGTGGCTTCTGCCGATAGTGCCGAGCTTGATGTCACCAgacgtattaacagcgctagatccgcctttGCTGCTTcgtttaaaatttggaaattcaaaTACATCAAtaacaacatcaagttgaggttgttccacgccaatgttctctctgtgatGTTATATGGGAGCAGTGACTACTGTTGCTTAAAAAATCCAAGCCTGCGTTAGCACCTGCTTCTTCTTTGCCATCAGTGTATTTTGGCCTGAGAAAATCTGAAACGAGGGGCATACTGGCCAATTAGCGGTAGACGTGTTGATTAAAGGGCGGAAGTGGCAGGGGGtgggtcacactttaagaaagggcATTGAATGCCACGTGATTCGATTGAAAATCCCCCCTCACCCCTGCAAAGTGGCCGACGAGTTGGCCACCCCAGGAGCACATGACACAGAACAGTAGATGAAGAGTACAGGGGGGTAGGCCTAGAGATTTGTTCTCGGGAAGACCTGAAGGCAGGTAAAATGCATTTCGTCGAATGGCGACAATGGCGCATAGGGGTGGTAGATGCGCCATGCTTTATTTAGGAGATACTTATTGGTTACCTTCTATTTACATATATCTACGTATATGCCAAACAGTTTTCGCAGTAGACAGAATAACGACTAAATATTAGCTATAGTCTCATTCCTGTGGGATTAGACCTTTGGAGATCTTATCTGCCAGCCTCTTCATCATTCACCGGTACTGGGATTGTATATTTGCGACGAATTGTTTTTTTGGAGCTGTTATAATGAGAGTTGTAGGCATGCAATTTTGTTCCAAATGGAGCTTCGCATCTTTTCTGTTAGTTCCGGGATATTTGCTCCACGATTGTGCACTATTCGGTCCTGAAGGGACCTtgagaaaaattaataattgctGAAAGCTAATGGTAATtacttttattataaaaatgtaACAACAAtataataacaaattctcttcgCTGGAGATTCCAGTGATTTATCTTATGGACTAAACTGATCAAAACAATATTCCGTCATTTGATCCGAAACACAGTCGAAAACATCAAAGGCAAGATCACAGCTTTCGCCGTGTTTTGGATGTTCAAGTCGATCGATTCCATACTTCTCACCAGTCGCCCTAAGACAGCAATTAGTTGCCCTCAAAGTGGCCATGAAGAAAGCATGATCGCTGACGCCATCCGAATAGAAATGGACGAGGCCATCAAGCGTCGGCCAGCCAAGTTTGTCAATGGCATTGTTCTTAGCGTAGATGCAATGAAGTAGACACTTTGCGATTCGATTATATGCAAAATAgaagaagtaaaaaaaaacaacaaattaataacaaattctgcaaattttagtacaataaaaatgaaggaaaGCTGAGGAGTTCCACAACCAAAAGACACGGTAGTAAGTCAACCGTGGGTTGGAAGACAGTCTGCGGGAAACAATACAACATAAGATTGATGATGTGATCAATGGTTGCAGTGTTATGATGGTTCTTTAAGACattcttcaaatttttggggAAGGTTCTTTGTTTACAGAATTAGCGGGTTTTCACCATTGAGGAATTGAATGGTTGGTTGCTAATTTGGAGATAAATTAATGATCTTTTACGGGTTGTTAGTTACCCCGGCTATTCGCTTGTCCTCTCGCGATACTAAAGTTGGATTATATCCCAAATGTCTTCTGATTCGAGAATATCCATTATTGTTGTCGTAAAATGATGCATGAGATGCCTCGTATTCGTTGTGACCTTCTCCATATTTTCCGTTTAAGATGATAAGTGCTTCTGTAAATGGTAGTAAAGAGGAAGCATTTAGTATTAGACAAAAGAAGAGTTAACAATGGGTGAATGGCTTATAAATCCTGTGGTAACTAATATTTTTGTTTACCATATTTTTATAAGGTAAAGTGAAAATTGCATGAAAAGTGGGCATAAGGCCTCACAGCTTAATCTTAAGGATGTTGGGAGTCTCGAGAAAATTGATAGACAGTAAACGTGATAAAAAAGCTTCATGACCTGAATCATGCTTGGAAAAAAAAAGGGCAGGTAACTTGAATATGATATATTATACAGACCTGGCCTTCCTTCTTCACTTTCCCCCTCTTGGTAGGCCCCGATTGTGGCGAGGAGCGATATCGAGGAAAAACTTAATTCTCTCTTATCTGTTTTTCTAAAATTTCCCCCTCAATATACTCGTAATACAAGTCTGAGACCGGTAGCTTGGTGTCTTAATTATTAGGGTCTTGTATATCTGTCCTTCTGACAATTGTTCAGGGGTACTTGCTCAAGAGGCACGATAACTACCTTCAGAGATTGATGAGATGACTACTCAAAGAGCTGCTCGAGATTTGTCGCAGGTAACAAAACACCGGGCCTTGACGGTAAATTCAATAAAGATATTAAACTATCTGTCAAGTcgaggccggacatgtttgtaAAGTCGTTTTAGATATGCCTAATGGAGAGAAAGTAATGTTGTTG includes:
- the LOC119649050 gene encoding general odorant-binding protein 70, which gives rise to MSEIRKLKKMKYFLILLFLVPINCSKQAKKMKCLNPPTTAKKVEMFIKECQEEIKTKIVQEALIILNGKYGEGHNEYEASHASFYDNNNGYSRIRRHLGYNPTLVSREDKRIAGCLLHCIYAKNNAIDKLGWPTLDGLVHFYSDGVSDHAFFMATLRATNCCLRATGEKYGIDRLEHPKHGESCDLAFDVFDCVSDQMTEYCFDQFSP